One stretch of Mangifera indica cultivar Alphonso chromosome 9, CATAS_Mindica_2.1, whole genome shotgun sequence DNA includes these proteins:
- the LOC123225927 gene encoding BTB/POZ and MATH domain-containing protein 4 isoform X2, with product MSSSSIPTQLVSPTSSRSVTETVNGSHKFVIQGYSLAKGMGIGKHIASDNFTVGGYQWAIYFYPDGKNPEDNSTYVSVFIALASEGTDVRALFELTLVDQSGKGKHKVHSHFERSLESGPYTLKYRGSMWGYKRFFRRALLETSDYLKDDCLKINCTVGVVVSATDCPRLHSIQVPESDIGEHFGMLLENVESSDVTFHVAGEKFHAHKLVLAARSPIFRSKFFEGLEADKQEIVINDLEPKVFKAMLHFIYRDSLTEDVDVTGSGTSCMSSVSDTLVAKLLAAADRYGLERLRLMSVMRSDGFEYLKENCPSLQSELLRTVAGCEEDCSSGGGKSRSVWAQLSDGGDTNGRRVRQRT from the exons ATGAGCAGCAGCAGCATCCCGACTCAACTGGTGTCCCCGACGAGCTCACGGTCTGTTACTGAAACCGTGAACGGTTCTCACAAGTTCGTGATCCAGGGTTACTCATTAGCGAAAGGCATGGGGATTGGGAAGCACATTGCCAGTGATAATTTCACAGTAGGCGGTTATCAGTGGGCCATATATTTTTACCCTGACGGCAAAAATCCCGAGGATAATTCAACGTACGTTTCTGTTTTTATTGCATTAGCGAGCGAGGGAACCGATGTGAGAGCGTTGTTTGAATTGACCCTCGTGGATCAGAGTGGTAAGGGAAAGCACAAGGTGCACAGCCATTTTGAACGCTCTCTTGAGAGCGGCCCTTACACGCTGAAGTATCGAGGGAGCATGTG GGGATACAAGCGTTTTTTCAGACGAGCTTTGCTTGAAACATCTGATTACCTCAAGGATGATTGCCTGAAGATCAATTGTACTGTTGGAGTTGTGGTTTCAGCGACAGATTGTCCAAGATTACATTCAATTCAGGTTCCAGAGTCTGATATTGGAGAACATTTTGGCATGTTACTGGAAAATGTGGAAAGTTCAGATGTGACCTTTCATGTAGCTGGAGAAAAGTTTCATGCTCACAAGTTGGTTTTGGCTGCTCGATCTCCTATATTTCGATCTAAATTCTTTGAGGGGTTAGAGGCAGATAAGCAAGAAATTGTAATTAATGATCTAGAGCCTAAGGTTTTTAAG GCCATGTTACACTTCATATACAGAGATTCTCTTACAGAGGATGTGGATGTGACAGGATCTGGCACTTCTTGTATGTCTTCCGTGTCAGACACACTTGTTGCAAAGTTGTTAGCAGCAGCAGACAGATATGGCTTGGAGAGACTCAGATTGATGT CTGTTATGCGGTCAGATGGTTTTGAGTACCTCAAAGAGAACTGCCCATCACTGCAATCAGAGCTGCTGAGGACGGTGGCAGGTTGCGAGGAGGACTGCAGCAGTGGGGGTGGGAAATCTCGAAGTGTATGGGCTCAACTTTCTGACGGTGGAGATACCAATGGCAGGAGGGTGAGACAAAGAACCTGA
- the LOC123225244 gene encoding inactive protein RESTRICTED TEV MOVEMENT 2 — MFKENMNSTQKALVNFCAIKPTAYTLLFSPRIIKHIVSTNSKSHIKMKKSTEGSRTYEDFEPTTSWQQDATYDTFIVNLPGFSKDQLKVQLTTGRQLRVSGERPKEKDKWSRFCLERPIASHYDINEIRAKFDNNTLYIKHPKVNKPAAEAPKTESEINQKPQNKGQEKASEEVHPTTKNDAESVPGKSLEKKNGEVGGATAEKKKNDAGEKMENKVAAETSNGRVKSEVVEDSKKGFGVLLREMKHSRKTMILLVAILFVLVIVIYARNLVTFIGKSKD, encoded by the exons ATGTTCAAAGAAAACATGAACTCAACCCAGAAGGCTCTGGTGAATTTTTGTGCTATAAAACCAACAGCCTACACACTTCTTTTTTCACCCAGAATAATTAAACACATTGTTTCAACAAACAGCAAAAGCCACATCAAGATGAAAAAGTCGACCGAGGGCAGCCGCACTTATGAGGACTTTGAGCCAACCACTTCTTGGCAACAGGATGCTACGTACGACACTTTTATTGTTAATCTACCAG GTTTCAGCAAGGACCAACTGAAGGTTCAATTGACGACAGGACGTCAACTGAGGGTGAGCGGAGAACGGCCGAAAGAGAAGGACAAATGGAGCCGATTTTGCTTGGAAAGACCAATTGCTTCGCACTATGACATCAATGAAATCCGTGCAAAGTTTGATAATAACACACTTTACATCAAACACCCGAAAGTTAATAAACCAGCAGCTGAAGCACCAAAAACTGAATCAGAAATTAATCAAAAGCCTCAGAATAAAGGACAAGAAAAGGCCAGTGAAGAAGTTCATCCAACCACAAAAAATGATGCTGAAAGTGTTCCGGGGAAGAGTTTAGAGAAGAAGAATGGAGAGGTGGGAGGTGCAACAgcggagaagaagaagaatgatgcTGGTGAAAAGATGGAGAATAAAGTGGCCGCTGAAACTTCGAATGGAAGGGTTAAATCTGAAGTTGTGGAAGATTCCAAGAAGGGCTTTGGTGTTTTGCTGAGGGAGATGAAACATTCAAGAAAGACTATGATCTTGCTTGTGGCAATTTTATTTGTTCTGGTGATTGTTATTTATGCCAGAAATTTGGTGACGTTCATTGGAAAATCCAAGGACTGA
- the LOC123224849 gene encoding putative axial regulator YABBY 2 isoform X1, giving the protein MSMDLASSERVCYVHCNFCNTILAVSVPCTSLFNIVTVRCGHCANLLSANMGSSLQTLPLQDPQLQKQHIYGEDHSNKECESSSKCSKLSTYESVERETPRMPPIRPPEKRQRVPSAYNRFIKDEIQRIKASNPDISHREAFSTAAKNWAHFPHIRFGLKLDGNKQQGKLDQALSEGTEKSNGFY; this is encoded by the exons ATGTCAATGGACTTGGCTTCGTCCGAACGTGTCTGTTATGTTCACTGCAACTTCTGCAACACCATTTTAGCG GTAAGTGTTCCTTGCACCAGTTTGTTCAACATTGTGACGGTGAGATGCGGGCACTGTGCCAATTTGCTTTCTGCAAACATGGGATCTTCTCTTCAAACACTGCCTCTTCAAGATCCTCAG TTGCAGAAACAACATATATACGGGGAAGATCATTCAAATAAGGAATGTGAGTCGTCTTCTAAATGCAGCAAGTTATCTACATATGAATCTGTTGAGCGTGAAACACCTCGGATGCCTCCCATTCGCC CCCCAGAGAAGAGACAACGGGTTCCTTCTGCATACAACAGGTTTATCAA ggaCGAGATCCAAAGGATTAAGGCTAGTAATCCAGACATTAGCCATAGGGAAGCTTTCAGCACAGCAGCCAAAAAT TGGGCACATTTTCCTCATATTCGCTTCGGGCTAAAGCTGGATGGCAACAAACAGCAAGGAAAGTTGGACCAGGCATTATCAGAGGGCACTGAAAAGTCTAATGGATTCTACTAA
- the LOC123225927 gene encoding BTB/POZ and MATH domain-containing protein 4 isoform X1: MSSSSIPTQLVSPTSSRSVTETVNGSHKFVIQGYSLAKGMGIGKHIASDNFTVGGYQWAIYFYPDGKNPEDNSTYVSVFIALASEGTDVRALFELTLVDQSGKGKHKVHSHFERSLESGPYTLKYRGSMWGYKRFFRRALLETSDYLKDDCLKINCTVGVVVSATDCPRLHSIQVPESDIGEHFGMLLENVESSDVTFHVAGEKFHAHKLVLAARSPIFRSKFFEGLEADKQEIVINDLEPKVFKAMLHFIYRDSLTEDVDVTGSGTSCMSSVSDTLVAKLLAAADRYGLERLRLMCESHLCKDISVNSVAKILALADQYHATELKAVCLKFAAENLAAVMRSDGFEYLKENCPSLQSELLRTVAGCEEDCSSGGGKSRSVWAQLSDGGDTNGRRVRQRT, translated from the exons ATGAGCAGCAGCAGCATCCCGACTCAACTGGTGTCCCCGACGAGCTCACGGTCTGTTACTGAAACCGTGAACGGTTCTCACAAGTTCGTGATCCAGGGTTACTCATTAGCGAAAGGCATGGGGATTGGGAAGCACATTGCCAGTGATAATTTCACAGTAGGCGGTTATCAGTGGGCCATATATTTTTACCCTGACGGCAAAAATCCCGAGGATAATTCAACGTACGTTTCTGTTTTTATTGCATTAGCGAGCGAGGGAACCGATGTGAGAGCGTTGTTTGAATTGACCCTCGTGGATCAGAGTGGTAAGGGAAAGCACAAGGTGCACAGCCATTTTGAACGCTCTCTTGAGAGCGGCCCTTACACGCTGAAGTATCGAGGGAGCATGTG GGGATACAAGCGTTTTTTCAGACGAGCTTTGCTTGAAACATCTGATTACCTCAAGGATGATTGCCTGAAGATCAATTGTACTGTTGGAGTTGTGGTTTCAGCGACAGATTGTCCAAGATTACATTCAATTCAGGTTCCAGAGTCTGATATTGGAGAACATTTTGGCATGTTACTGGAAAATGTGGAAAGTTCAGATGTGACCTTTCATGTAGCTGGAGAAAAGTTTCATGCTCACAAGTTGGTTTTGGCTGCTCGATCTCCTATATTTCGATCTAAATTCTTTGAGGGGTTAGAGGCAGATAAGCAAGAAATTGTAATTAATGATCTAGAGCCTAAGGTTTTTAAG GCCATGTTACACTTCATATACAGAGATTCTCTTACAGAGGATGTGGATGTGACAGGATCTGGCACTTCTTGTATGTCTTCCGTGTCAGACACACTTGTTGCAAAGTTGTTAGCAGCAGCAGACAGATATGGCTTGGAGAGACTCAGATTGATGTGTGAGTCTCATCTTTGCAAGGATATTTCTGTGAATTCGGTTGCCAAAATTTTAGCTTTGGCTGATCAATATCATGCTACAGAATTAAAAGCTGTTTGCCTTAAGTTTGCTGCTGAAAATCTTGCAG CTGTTATGCGGTCAGATGGTTTTGAGTACCTCAAAGAGAACTGCCCATCACTGCAATCAGAGCTGCTGAGGACGGTGGCAGGTTGCGAGGAGGACTGCAGCAGTGGGGGTGGGAAATCTCGAAGTGTATGGGCTCAACTTTCTGACGGTGGAGATACCAATGGCAGGAGGGTGAGACAAAGAACCTGA
- the LOC123225724 gene encoding abscisic-aldehyde oxidase-like codes for MVDQIESESSRNSLVFAVNGERFDVPSIDPSTTLLEFLRSQTRFKSVKLSCGEGGCGACVVLLSKYNPELDQVDDFTVSSCLTLLCSVNGCSITTTEGLGNSKAGFHAIHQRFSGFHASQCGFCTPGMCVSLFSALVNAEKTHRPEPPPGFSKLTVSEAEKAIAGNLCRCTGYRSIVDACKSFAADVDIEDLGFNAFWGKQESKEVKISRLPLWKRDDQICTFPEFLKKENKSAAYLDLKKVCWLSPVSISELQILLANTDNNQHSVKLVVGNTGMGYYKEVEPFDKYIDISHIPELSMIRRDHTGIEIGATVTISKAIEALKDYDKGEFHSEGVMVFKKIAAHMEKISTGFIRNSASVGGNLVMAQRNNFPSDISTVLLSVDSIVTVMTGHKCEKLRLEEFLESSPLDAKSILVSVKIPHWDPCRNRTSETKSTLLFETYRAAPRPLGNALSHLNAAFLAEVSPSKMCGGIMINNCQLAFGAYGTRHAMRARTVEAFLIGKMLNLNVLNEAIKLVEAFVVPEDGTSNPAFRSSLAVGFLFQFLVSLAETESKICSDQMNVYTDTVLSKALKIKQTDDQFDQTEFPTLLSSANQVLELSREYYPVGEPIIKSGAPLQASGEAVYVDDIPSPANCLYGAFVYSTKPLARIKGIKFKSKSATYGATALISYKEIPVGGENVGSKTIFGTEPLFSDELAHYAGQRVAIVVADTQKNADRAANLTVVDYDMENLEPPILSVEEAVERSSFFEVPPFLSPKQIGDLLKGMDEADHKILSAEIKLGSQYYFYMETQTALAVPDEDNCMVVYSSIQCPEFAHATIARCLGIPEHNVRVITRRVGGGFGGKAIKAMPVATACAFAAHKLCRPVRIYVNRKTDMIMAGGRHPMKITYSVGFKANGKITALQLNILINAGFSADISPAMPRNMLGALKKYDWGALHFDIKVCRTNLPSRSAMRAPGEVQASFIAEAVIEHVASTLSMDVDSVRNINLHTYNSLNLFYEGSAGEFMEYTLPSIWDKLAVSASFKQRSGMIKEFNRSNLWRKKGISRVPILHEVTVRPTPGKVSILSDGSVVVEVGGIELGQGLWTKAKQMAAFALSSIQCGGTMDLLEKVRVVQTDTLSLIQGGFTAGSTTSESSCEAVRLCCSILVERLMPIREGLLQQKMCSINWETLIQQAYGQAVNLSVNTLFVPDLSSMSYLNYGAAVSEVEVNLLTGETTILRSDIVYDCGQSLNPAVDLGQIEGAFVQGIGFFMFEEYPTNTDGLVVSEGTWTYKIPTVDTIPKQFNVEILNSGHHRNRVLSSKASGEPPLLLAVSVHCATRAAIREARQQLQSWTESNGFDSKFNLEVPATMPVVKELCGFDNVQMYLQWRIDGRE; via the exons ATGGTTGACCAGATAGAATCAGAAAGCAGCAGAAACAGTTTGGTATTTGCAGTTAATGGAGAACGTTTTGATGTGCCCTCTATAGATCCTTCTACTACTTTGCTTGAGTTCTTGCGTTCTCAAACTCGTTTTAAGAGCGTCAAGCTCAGTTGTGGTGAAG GTGGTTGTGGTGCATGCGTTGTCTTGCTATCCAAATATAATCCTGAGCTTGACCAAGTCGATGATTTCACAGTGAGTTCATGTCTCACACTACTTTGCAGTGTGAATGGATGTTCGATTACCACAACTGAAGGTTTGGGAAATAGCAAAGCTGGTTTCCATGCAATTCACCAAAGGTTCTCTGGCTTCCATGCTTCTCAATGCGGCTTTTGTACTCCTGGGATGTGTGTGTCACTGTTCTCAGCTCTTGTTAATGCTGAAAAAACCCATCGTCCGGAACCCCCTCCAGGATTTTCCAAGTTGACAGTTTCAGAAGCTGAGAAGGCTATTGCTGGGAATCTTTGTCGCTGTACTGGATATCGATCCATTGTTGATGCCTGTAAAAGTTTTGCTGCTGATGTTGATATAGAGGATTTGGGATTTAACGCGTTTTGGGGAAAACAAGAGAGTAAAGAAGTGAAGATTAGTCGATTACCTCTTTGGAAACGTGATGATCAGATTTGTACATTTCCGGAGTTTCTAAAGAAGGAAAATAAGTCTGCTGCATATTTGGATTTAAAGAAAGTTTGCTGGCTCAGTCCTGTTAGTATTTCAGAACTTCAAATCTTATTGGCAAATACTGACAATAATCAACACTCAGTTAAATTGGTTGTTGGCAATACTGGTATGGGTTATTATAAGGAAGTAGAACCTTTTGATAAATACATAGACATAAGCCATATTCCTGAGCTTTCAATGATTAGGAGGGATCATACAGGAATTGAAATTGGAGCAACTGTGACAATCTCTAAAGCTATTGAAGCTCTGAAAGACTATGATAAAGGTGAGTTTCACTCTGAAGGAGTGATggtgtttaaaaaaattgctgCCCACATGGAAAAGATTTCTACAGGATTTATAAGGAATTCTGCTAGTGTGGGTGGAAATCTGGTGATGGCACagagaaataattttccatCGGACATTTCCACTGTACTTCTTTCTGTGGATTCGATAGTTACTGTAATGACTGGTCATAAATGTGAAAAGCTTAGGCTCGAAGAATTTTTGGAGAGTTCTCCGTTGGATGCTAAAAGCATACTTGTAAGTGTTAAAATCCCACATTGGGATCCTTGTAGAAATAGAACGTCTGAAACCAAAAGCACATTATTGTTTGAAACCTATAGAGCTGCACCTCGACCTCTTGGAAATGCATTGTCTCATTTAAATGCTGCTTTCTTGGCTGAAGTTTCTCCATCTAAAATGTGTGGTGGAATAATGATAAATAACTGCCAGTTGGCTTTCGGTGCTTATGGAACTAGACATGCTATGAGAGCAAGGACAGTCGAGGcttttttaattggaaaaatgCTAAACTTAAATGTTCTAAATGAAGCTATAAAGTTAGTTGAAGCCTTTGTGGTGCCTGAAGATGGTACTTCAAATCCTGCCTTTAGGTCAAGCCTGGCTGTTGGTTTTCTATTTCAGTTCCTCGTCTCCTTAGCTGAAACAGAATCTAAAATCTGTAGTGACCAAATGAATGTATATACTGACACTGTGTTGTCGAAAGCTCTGAAAATAAAACAGACTGATGACCAATTTGATCAAACTGAATTTCCAACACTCTTATCGTCTGCAAATCAGGTTTTGGAGTTAAGTAGGGAATATTATCCAGTTGGTGAGCCGATCATAAAATCTGGGGCTCCTCTACAAGCTTCTG GTGAGGCAGTGTACGTGGATGACATCCCTTCTCCGGCAAATTGCCTCTATGGAGCATTTGTTTATAGCACAAAACCTTTGGCACGAATAAAgggtataaaatttaaatctaagtCAGCAACATATGGAGCCACTGCATTGATTTCTTACAAAGAAATTCCAGTAGGTGGGGAGAATGTTGGTTCTAAGACCATATTTGGTACTGAGCCTTTATTTTCAGATGAGCTTGCTCACTATGCCGGTCAGCGTGTTGCTATTGTG GTTGCAGATACACAGAAAAATGCAGATAGGGCTGCAAATCTTACAGTGGTTGACTATGACATGGAAAATCTAGAACCACCCATACTGTCTGTAGAGGAAGCAGTTGAGAGATCTAGCTTTTTTGAGGTTCCTCCTTTTCTCTCTCCCAAACAGATTGGTGATTTATTGAAAGGAATGGATGAAGCAGACCATAAGATTCTCTCTGCAGAG ATTAAACTTGGGTCACAATATTATTTCTATATGGAGACACAAACTGCCCTTGCTGTGCCAGATGAAGACAACTGCATGGTGGTTTACAGTTCAATTCAGTGCCCTGAGTTTGCACATGCTACAATTGCTAGATGTCTCGGTATTCCTGAACACAATGTTCGTGTGATTACAAGAAGAGTCGGGGGAGGTTTTGGTGGAAAGGCCATAAAAGCAATGCCT GTTGCTACAGCATGTGCATTTGCTGCACACAAATTATGCCGCCCAGTCAGGATATATGTCAATCGCAAAACTGATATGATAATGGCAGGAGGAAGGCATCCCATGAAAATAACTTATAGTGTAGGATTCAAAGCCAATGGGAAAATTACAGCTTTGCAacttaatatattaatcaatGCAGGATTCTCTGCAGACATAAGTCCAGCAATGCCTAGAAACATGCTTGGTGcactaaaaaaatatgactGGGGTGCTTTACATTTCGATATAAAGGTGTGTAGAACTAACCTCCCAAGCAGATCAGCAATGCGAGCCCCTGGTGAGGTACAGGCATCATTTATCGCTGAAGCTGTAATTGAACATGTAGCTTCTACTCTTTCCATGGACGTGGATTCTGTTAGAAATATTAATCTGCACACATATAATAGCCTCAATTTGTTTTATGAGGGAAGTGCAGGTGAGTTTATGGAGTATACTTTACCTTCAATCTGGGATAAGTTGGCTGTATCTGCAAGCTTCAAACAAAGAAGTGGAATGATAAAAGAGTTTAATAGGTCTAATTTGTGGCGAAAGAAGGGTATTTCTCGTGTGCCTATTTTGCATGAAGTGACTGTTAGGCCAACTCCGGGGAAAGTAAGCATTTTAAGTGATGGGTCTGTTGTCGTGGAAGTTGGAGGGATTGAGCTGGGCCAGGGACTGTGGACGAAGGCTAAACAAATGGCTGCGTTTGCTCTCAGTTCTATCCAGTGTGGTGGAACGATGGATTTATTGGAGAAAGTAAGGGTTGTACAAACTGACACCTTGAGTTTAATTCAAGGGGGTTTCACTGCTGGGAGTACAACATCTGAGTCAAGCTGTGAAGCAGTTAGACTCTGTTGCAGTATCTTGGTTGAGAGACTGATGCCCATCAGGGAAGGATTGCTCCAGCAAAAAATGTGTTCAATAAATTGGGAGACACTGATTCAACAG GCATATGGACAAGCTGTGAACTTATCTGTAAATACTCTCTTTGTACCTGATCTTTCTTCCATGTCATACCTAAACTATGGAGCTGCAGTAAGTGAG GTGGAGGTGAACCTTCTGACTGGAGAAACAACAATTTTGCGATCTGATATTGTTTATGACTGTGGACAAAGCCTCAATCCAGCTGTGGATTTAGGACAG ATTGAAGGAGCTTTTGTACAAGGAATTGGTTTTTTCATGTTCGAGGAATACCCAACAAATACAGACGGCTTAGTGGTTTCAGAAGGCACATGGACTTATAAGATTCCTACTGTGGACACCATACCTAAACAATTTAACGTTGAAATATTGAACAGTGGACATCACCGGAATCGTGTGCTCTCTTCAAAAG CATCTGGTGAGCCACCATTACTTCTTGCTGTTTCAGTTCATTGTGCTACAAGAGCAGCCATTAGAGAAGCGCGACAACAGCTTCAGTCATGGACTGAGTCTAAtggatttgattcaaaattcaatttggaGGTTCCTGCCACCATGCCAGTAGTCAAGGAGCTTTGTGGGTTCGACAATGTGCAAATGTACTTGCAATGGAGAATTGATGGAAGAGAATAA
- the LOC123224849 gene encoding putative axial regulator YABBY 2 isoform X2: MSMDLASSERVCYVHCNFCNTILAVSVPCTSLFNIVTVRCGHCANLLSANMGSSLQTLPLQDPQKQHIYGEDHSNKECESSSKCSKLSTYESVERETPRMPPIRPPEKRQRVPSAYNRFIKDEIQRIKASNPDISHREAFSTAAKNWAHFPHIRFGLKLDGNKQQGKLDQALSEGTEKSNGFY; the protein is encoded by the exons ATGTCAATGGACTTGGCTTCGTCCGAACGTGTCTGTTATGTTCACTGCAACTTCTGCAACACCATTTTAGCG GTAAGTGTTCCTTGCACCAGTTTGTTCAACATTGTGACGGTGAGATGCGGGCACTGTGCCAATTTGCTTTCTGCAAACATGGGATCTTCTCTTCAAACACTGCCTCTTCAAGATCCTCAG AAACAACATATATACGGGGAAGATCATTCAAATAAGGAATGTGAGTCGTCTTCTAAATGCAGCAAGTTATCTACATATGAATCTGTTGAGCGTGAAACACCTCGGATGCCTCCCATTCGCC CCCCAGAGAAGAGACAACGGGTTCCTTCTGCATACAACAGGTTTATCAA ggaCGAGATCCAAAGGATTAAGGCTAGTAATCCAGACATTAGCCATAGGGAAGCTTTCAGCACAGCAGCCAAAAAT TGGGCACATTTTCCTCATATTCGCTTCGGGCTAAAGCTGGATGGCAACAAACAGCAAGGAAAGTTGGACCAGGCATTATCAGAGGGCACTGAAAAGTCTAATGGATTCTACTAA
- the LOC123226485 gene encoding 5-methyltetrahydropteroyltriglutamate--homocysteine methyltransferase-like: MSQICFLIKGVSLSSRSIFSFSPSFLRFTSHATPFTFSFRSITAMASHIVGYPRMGPKRELKFALESFWDRKSTADDLQKVAADLRSSVWKQMADAGIKFIPSNTFSYYDHMLDTTAMLGAVPSRYNWNGGEIGFDVYFSMARGNASVPAMEMTKWFDTNYHYIVPELGPEIKFSYASHKAVTEYKEAKALGVDTVPVLVGPVSYLLLSKPAKGLEKSFSLLSLISKILPVYKEVVAELKAAGAAWIQFDEPTLVMDLYSHQLEAFTNAYSELESSLSGLNVLIETYFADVTPEAYKTLTSLKGVTGYGFDLVRGTKTLELVKGGFPSGKYLFAGLVDGRNIWANDLSSSLATLQTLVGIVGKDKLVVSTSCSLLHTAVDLVNETKLDNEIKSWLAFAAQKIIEVNALAKALSGHKDEAYFSSNAAAQASRKSSPRVTNEAVQKAADALKGSDHRRATGVSARLDAQQKKLGLPLLPTTTTGSFPQTMDLRRVRREYKAKKISEDDYIKSIKEEIYKVVKLQEELDIDVLVHGEPERNDMVEYFGEQLSGFAFTLNGWVQSYGSRCVKPPIIYGDVSRPEAMTLFWSSMAQSMTKRPMKGMLTGPVTILNWSFVRNDQPRFETCYQIALAIKDEVEDLEKAGITVVQIDEAALREGLPLRKSEQEFYLKWAVHSFRITNCGVQDTTQIHTHMCYSHFNDIIHSIIDMDADVITIENSRSDEKLLSVFREGVKYGAGIGPGVYDIHSPRIPSSEEIAERINKMLAVLESNILWVNPDCGLKTRKYSEVKSALSNMVAAAKLLRTQLASSK, translated from the exons ATGAGTCAAATCTGTTTCCTTATAAAAGGAGTATCTCTCAGTTCGCGctctattttctctttctctccttcATTCCTCCGCTTCACTTCTCACGCAACTCCTTTCACTTTCAGTTTCAG GTCTATAACAGCAATGGCCTCGCATATTGTTGGCTACCCTCGTATGGGGCCGAAGAGGGAGTTGAagtttgcattagaatcatttTGGGACCGTAAGAGCACCGCCGATGATTTGCAGAAGGTGGCAGCTGATCTCAGGTCCTCCGTTTGGAAACAAATGGCTGATGCTGGAATTAAATTCATACCCAGTAACACATTTTCCTACTACGATCATATGTTGGATACCACTGCCATGTTGGGCGCCGTTCCTTCCAGGTATAATTGGAACGGTGGTGAAATTGGTTTCGATGTCTATTTTTCAATGGCCAGGGGTAATGCTTCTGTTCCTGCTATGGAAATGACCAAGTGGTTTGATACCAACTA CCATTATATTGTGCCTGAATTGGGACCGGAAATCAAGTTTTCATATGCTTCTCACAAGGCTGTCACTGAATATAAGGAGGCCAAAGCT CTTGGGGTTGATACAGTTCCTGTCCTGGTAGGCCCTGTTTCATACTTGTTGCTGTCTAAACCAGCCAAGGGTTTGGAGAAatccttttctcttctttcccttATTAGCAAGATTCTTCCTGTCTACAA GGAGGTTGTGGCTGAGTTGAAGGCTGCTGGTGCTGCCTGGATTCAGTTTGATGAACCAACTCTTGTGATGGATCTTTATTCTCATCAACTAGAAGCATTTACCAATGCTTACTCTGAGCTGGAGTCATCTTTGTCTGGTTTGAATGTCTTAATCGAGACATACTTTGCTGATGTTACTCCTGAGGCATACAAAACTCTCACCTCATTGAAGGGTGTCACTGGGTATGGATTTGATCTGGTTCGTGGAACAAAGACACTTGAATTAGTAAAAGGTGGATTTCCTTCTGGCAAATATCTCTTCGCTGGATTGGTTGATGGTAGGAACATTTGGGCTAATGATCTTTCTTCTTCCCTCGCCACCCTCCAGACTCTTGTGGGCATTGTTGGAAagg ATAAGCTTGTAGTCTCAACATCCTGCTCACTGCTCCACACAGCAGTTGATCTGGTGAATGAAACTAAGTTGGATAATGAGATCAAATCCTGGCTGGCATTTGCAGCACAGAAAATAATTGAAGTAAATGCTCTGGCCAAGGCATTGTCTGGGCACAAGGATGAG gCCTACTTCTCTTCTAATGCGGCAGCTCAGGCTTCTAGGAAATCCTCCCCAAGGGTGACTAATGAGGCCGTCCAAAAGGCT GCTGATGCTTTGAAGGGTTCTGACCACCGCCGAGCTACAGGTGTGAGTGCCAGGCTGGATGCTCAGCAGAAGAAGTTGGGCCTTCCATTACTTCCTACCACCACCACTGGATCTTTCCCACAGACTATGGATCTTAGAAGAGTGCGTCGTGAGTACAAGGCGAAGAA AATTTCTGAGGATGATTATATCAAGTCTATCAAGGAGGAAATTTACAAAGTTGTCAAGCTCCAGGAGGAGCTTGACATTGATGTTCTAGTTCATGGAGAACCAGAG AGGAATGACATGGTTGAGTACTTTGGTGAGCAATTGTCTGGCTTTGCCTTCACTTTGAACGGCTGGGTTCAATCTTATGGTTCACGTTGTGTTAAGCCTCCTATTATTTATGGTGATGTAAGCCGCCCGGAGGCCATGACTCTCTTCTGGTCTTCCATGGCACAGAGCATGACCAAGCGGCCAATGAAGGGAATGCTCACTGGCCCTGTCACCATTTTGAACTGGTCCTTTGTCAGAAATGACCAGCCCAG ATTTGAGACCTGCTATCAAATTGCTTTGGCAATCAAGGATGAGGTTGAGGATCTTGAGAAAGCTGGTATTACAGTCGTCCAAATCGATGAGGCTGCTCTAAGAGAGGGTTTGCCACTTAGGAAGTCTGAGCAAGAATTTTATCTAAAGTGGGCTGTGCACTCCTTCAGGATTACTAACTGTGGTGTACAAGACACTACCCAG ATCCACACCCACATGTGCTATTCACACTTCAATGATATCATCCACTCAATTATAGACATGGATGCGGATGTAATCACTATTGAGAACTCCAGATCAGATGAAAAGCTTCTGTCTGTGTTCCGCGAGGGAGTGAAGTATGGTGCTGGAATTGGTCCGGGTGTGTATGATATTCACTCTCCAAGGATCCCCTCTTCAGAAGAAATTGCTGAGCGTATAAACAAAATGCTTGCCGTCCTTGAGAGTAACATCCTCTGGGTAAACCCTGACTGTGGTCTCAAGACGCGCAAGTACTCTGAGGTCAAGTCTGCACTTAGCAACATGGTGGCTGCTGCCAAGCTTCTTCGCACCCAGCTAGCAAGCTCCAAATGA